The DNA sequence CATGGGAAGTCTCATCTCTCGAATAAAGCTCCCTCCCCTTTGTAACACCTAGTACCTCGTAGTTGTGTTAAACGCGTCGCTTTTGTGGATTTTTATGGTCAATGATAATACATTACAATAAGTATTGATTCGGAATGATGTGCATGGCGGTAAAACAAACGTAGGTGTCGAGGGATGGGGTTCGTTTCTCTTATACCCTCGTTCTCGAGGTCGGAAAAGCATTGCTGTTTCCCTCTGCACTGCCTTTCCCCTTTATCAACAAGGTTAACGAGCCAGAAATCGCGTCCGTTTTGCTCCCAGGATTTTTTTTAGTGACACCTAGTGTACACTTAATATGCATTTGCTCCATGGATGAAACGGCTACCTCGgaattaggaaaaagaaagaaagagaagaaacttcaCAGCCTGAGCAAGAGTCTACCAGGGACGTATGCACAATTGAATCCTAAACATGCCTGAAACCGAGCATCCGCAAGCCTATCGCAGCACCAGACAACCATGCACGCCGCTTCGGACCTTCCCGCTCTGCGCCTGGCCACGCCCCTTCCGAGGGCGCGGTCGGAGGGGGCGTGGCCGGGCCGAGACGCAAGCGTCGATCTGCGGTGACGTCAGACGAGCGCGCCCTCCCTCCGGCGTCGCCGAGGTCGACGCAGAGCAAGCCCGCAGGATGGCGGCGGCCATGGGAGCGGGCCGTCTAAGGCGGGCGGCGTCGGCGCTGCTGCTGCGGAGCCCCCGCCTGCCCGCCCGGGAGCTGTCGGCTCCGGCCAGGCTCTACCACAAGAAGGTATGGGCGGGCGAGGGGGTGCGCAAACCATCGAGGGGACCTGCCGCCGTTGCGCAGATCACCAGCACCGAGGAGCCCCGCGGCCGCCTCTGTCCCGCCGGGGCCGTCACTCCGAGTGTCCCAAGGCTGACAGCCCAGAAGGGAGGGTCCGGGTATGTCGTGTCGGGGGTCAAGGGgcagcacgcacacacacacacacacacacacacacgcatgcttGAGCACACTCGACAGCACCAGCGTCCTCCCCAGCTAAGCCATTGCCCTGGCCAGGTGGCCTTGAGCAAGTCACTGGTCCCCTCCCATCCTTTCTCTCAGACCTGACAGGAGTCTTCTGAAGTCCCCGTACGTGGAGCGCTCAGTCCAACCAAGGGAAACCACTGATGGcgatttatttactcttttagGAGCCGATGGCCTCGAGCTCAGCCAAGCACCTAGCCCAACATTAAAACTTCGGTTCTCAGTTGTGTGTTTATTGGTAGGaagcagaaaatataaaagaagagtAGTTTGCGGGCCCCGCGCTCTTAGGGACGTTAAAGTCCTCTTAACAGGAGACTCACTCCGAAAATCAAGGCTACCACAGCTGTACAAGACATTCCCTCCCCACAAAGTCCTTGACTAGATGATGCGTTATGGGGGCTCAGGACTTAGACTCAATCTGCAGATGAGGGTGCCTCCTGGTAACTAGCGGGAGAAAGCTCGGTTACTAAATCTTGGTGTGTCCCTGACTTTAACGGCTGCTTGTTCTGTTCTGGCTTGGGTGCTCTTGCCCAAGGCCTTCTACCCCAAAGGGAAGGTTGTTTTGTTGACATTATAGCTGCAGGACCTTGACGGCCTGGCAGCCTTAGGCACCAGGGGGCGCTCCTGCCCCAGGGTAGCGCTATGTTTATGTTTACAGCCACCAATGACTCGTTCGTTCCCCAACCTCTGGCTCATCTCTGACCTTGAAACTTCTGGGGAACTCTTCCATTTGGGGCCGTTTTTAATCTCGGGATTTTTTGTAAGTGCATACTTCTCTTTGTGTATTGTGTTTGGTAAAAAAGAGAAGTTGTGCTTTGAGCTCAGATCTGGTACAGTGTGTGAGTCAGGGGATTGCTTCTGGTTGACAGCCCCCTGAAAGGAAGATGTGTCTGAGTTTTCACCGGTTTCTTGGACAGTATCTTCGATACAAAGGTCGTTGGGGAGGAGATAGAGTTTGGGTCACACATGGGTCTCCCACCTCTGTCCCATACAGATTGCTGATctgagagagagagtaaagaccATAGCGATTTCTGTTGATCTGCCATTTCAGGTTGTGGATCATTATGAAAACCCTCGGAATGTGGGATCCCTTGACAAGACATCTAAAAATGTTGGAACCGGATTGGTGGGGGCTCCGGCATGTGGTGACGTCATGAAATTGCAGGTACTGACTGGGTGAAAAGGATTACCACCTGCTCCCCGATAAGACCTCACAGAGCATTTTTGTCCTGTCTGTGAGGAGGGATCAGTGGCTGACATGGATGGTGAGGGTAGAGACTTGGGTCTCGTTCTAAAACAGATGACCTTATCCTCCACATCACTGGTCAGCGTAGATCCTGCTCTCACCGAGCGAGTGAAAGGCTCTGTGACTGTTCTGACCAAGTGAAGGCCCCCAGGAGCTAGCACTTTCAGTGAGAAAAGGAATATTGTGTTAACCAAACCTCTCCAGGAAAAGGAAGCGGGGCAGAGGGAGGTGGCAGGCTGTGCTTCAGTCAGCCATAGCGTTAGCTCAGCCTCCTTCATGGCAAGCAGGAAGGAGCTGCTAATTATAGTTGGTGCCCCAGAGAAAGGTACTGATGGAggtaatatctctctctctctctctctctctctctctctctctctctctctctctgcgccTGAGGTGCTAACAGGGGCAGCAGCTGTAAACAGACCTCTGCAAAACAGGAGTTCACATACAGCGGGCTAGGGCTGAAAATAACCAAGTGGGGTGAGGGGCACCATTTCCCTGCCTTTGTGACAGCTGGACCTGTGTGGACCCCAAGCTTCACTCTCTGTCACCAAGCTCTGTGAAACAAATCACGGTGACCAATGTCACAGCATCTGGAGTGGACGCTAGCCAGGGCTCTTGTGGGACACACACTGTGGACCTCCAGAAGGTCCCGGCTCTCAAGGACAGGTCAAGCTGTGGCCGCttagcttctgtttcctttctagaTCCAGGTGGATGAAAAGGGGAAGATTGTGGACGCCAGATTCAAAACATTTGGCTGCGGCTCCGCCATTGCCTCCAGCTCCTTAGCCACGGAGTGGGTAAAGGGGAAAACGGTAAGGCCACTCACAAGTGTCATAGAGCTATTTAATCCCGGAGCAGTAAAGCccaacagaggcagaaggagctctgtgagttctaagccagcacGGGATACATAAGGagacctgtctcaacaaaaaacaTGGAATTAAATCAGAATTCCCTACGACCCTGGCTCTGGGAGAGTCTAGTCATGAATCGCAGCAAAGCAAGAAGCAGGAAGATAAAGATGGtgacttcaaagcctgcctgggacACCCAGCAGGaactcagaaaaaagaaaagaaagaaaagaaaagagccagtTTTTAAGCCCTGGTTACATTCCTCACgctgggagttcaagaccatctccTTGCTTAAGGCAACGTGTCAGTCGCTGCTGTCACTGGTTGTCAGTTCCATAGGTGAGGATCAGCACCAGGCCGCCCAGCCACAGAACTGAAAGGCAGTCTTGGGCTCTCCCCGAGGTCACCAAGGTCCCCTGAGAGCTgctgtgtagcattggctgttTTGTCCCATCTCCTGCTTCAAGTAGGAGTCTAGACGGGCATgcacaggaaggcagagacagccgAGTCCTAAGGAGGCTTAGAAATCAAAATCTGTAAGAGCTGAAACTGCTGAGATCCAGCAGCTATGAAACCACCCACTCTAACATGGCGTGGTGGCATAGGGcacacaagcctgtaatcccagctcatACAAGGAAGGGACAGGAAGCTTGGGGTGTGATGGTCTCCCTCAGCTACTTAGCAATTGAAAGACCACCCCAgactgcatgagaccctgtcttagagcAGTGTGTACCTTCACAGGGCCCAGTCCTGGATGCTCACAACGCCAGCCAGCTCTAACAGAGCCACCTGCTCCACAGGATCCAGGCGTTCTGGCCTTTGAGCTCCTGGGGGCCAGGGAGACCCACACCTGCTTGCTCTGGGGGAAAATGGCTCAAAGGAAGTTGGTTAAGAACTAGCCTTGGAGAAAGGGGAAGTGAGACTGGGCACATGCTCCTGGCATTTCAGGGCTCTGAACTATGATCAGACAGTAGAAAGACCCTTTCTCTGACCTTGAGGCCTCCTGTCTGAGGGAGACTGGCTTTCCTTAATGCATaagcatgcctctgcctcttcatccATCAGAGCTCTCAGACCCAGGCATCCTCAGGCAGATGCTGTCCAGCAGCCTAGGCGTTGCCTGCCTTCAGTGGGCAGTAAGCTTGTTCCTGCTTACCCAGCCAGGAAGCCCGGGTGTGTGTCCCCGACTAGAGATCCCTTGGTACACAGTGGCAGTCCTGTGTTGAATTAATTATATAGCAGGAGTTCCCTCAGACAGCCTATCCTGAGGTGTGTTCTGCCCACACTCAGCAAGGTCAAGTTCATTGAAACTGTActttcccccacacacacttcaggTGGAGGAAGCCCTGACCATCAAAAACACCGACATCGCCAAGGAGCTCTGCCTGCCGCCTGTGAAACTGCACTGCTCCAGTGAGTGCCCCACCTGCCAAGCAGCTTGGATCTGTTCAGAGTCTGTTGTTCCCACCCCATGGTGGCCGGGCAGCTGAGACAGGCAGCTCTTCCCCCACCCCGAGCTTCCCCAGTCTGCCTTTGCTGTCTCTGTCTGAGTGTGTCTGCAGTGCCTGAGGCCACCATGCACTACCCACCACACTGCCCCACAAGAGCCTTCCCACACTCCTAAGCCTCttccagaaagcaggagtgagaCGTCACCCTGACATGCTCAGCTTTCTGCCCCCTTCCAGCTCTCGGCTTCTGCTTCGCCCATAGCCTCACCCTCAGTATCCTCTCAGTACTAGCCTTCCAGTGTGGGGCTGCAGCAGGAGGCTGCCAGGTGACAAGCACTCTCTGCAATGTCCTCACTGTCCCAGCCAGAAAGGTGTGCAAGTAGCACACTCTTGAGTCTTCCTGACTCTAGTACCCACCAACTTAAAAAGGTTCTCTTCCTTAGGCCCGCCTCTcaggccagggagatggcccaAGTAAcgacttgccaccaagcctgagttAGAACTTCTAAACCCATTCCccaaagttgtcctgtgaccacCACGCATGCCCGAGCACATTCAGCCACTCACAAGCACAAGCATACGTATTCTCAATAGATAGGTATTTATACcgacacacaaatatacaatgctgtatgtgtgtaagtgtataagATGTAATAAAGACCATGCCTCCGGTGTCAGAGATTGAAGCTGTCTACCTTTCCATGCCTTCCAGTGCTGGCAGAAGACGCCATCAAGGCCGCCCTGGCTGACTACAAACTGAAGCAAGAGTCCAAGAAGGAAGAGCCGGAGAAGCAGTGAGCCCTGGAGACACTCCAGCCGGTCACAGCAGCTGCTTCCTGCCACCCTGCACATCAAAGAAGCTACGCAAAACGCACACTATTCACCACTTGCACAAAATGTGCCGTTGATTACGCCTGATCCCGTATTCCTTTCAGCTCACGCGTGTCCTTAGTGCAGTTAGTGTCTTGACTTAGTTTGTggcctgggactgaactcagcaCCGAAGTCTTAAGCTCTGGAGAGTGACAAGGACTTGTACCTGACCTGAGGTAGATTGCCAGCAGAGCGCCTTATGCTGGCTATCTGAT is a window from the Mus caroli chromosome 5, CAROLI_EIJ_v1.1, whole genome shotgun sequence genome containing:
- the Iscu gene encoding iron-sulfur cluster assembly enzyme ISCU, mitochondrial, whose protein sequence is MAAAMGAGRLRRAASALLLRSPRLPARELSAPARLYHKKVVDHYENPRNVGSLDKTSKNVGTGLVGAPACGDVMKLQIQVDEKGKIVDARFKTFGCGSAIASSSLATEWVKGKTVEEALTIKNTDIAKELCLPPVKLHCSMLAEDAIKAALADYKLKQESKKEEPEKQ